In Desulfobulbus oralis, one DNA window encodes the following:
- a CDS encoding DUF423 domain-containing protein codes for MMRFFLASGALFALVGVVSRALSAHTLIDRLTASGKLDQFNLASDYILIHGLALIAVALLLQAAPCRPATLAGCCFFVGGLLFPVTVFMKCFAPMGTSGILTPIGGGILMLGWLLLACAALVARFA; via the coding sequence TCTTCGCCCTGGTGGGCGTGGTCAGCCGTGCCCTCTCCGCCCACACCCTTATAGACCGGCTCACCGCCTCGGGCAAACTGGACCAGTTCAACCTGGCCTCGGACTATATCCTCATCCACGGCCTGGCCCTGATCGCGGTGGCGCTCCTGCTCCAGGCCGCGCCCTGCCGGCCCGCGACTCTCGCCGGGTGTTGCTTTTTCGTGGGCGGCCTGCTCTTTCCGGTCACGGTGTTCATGAAATGCTTTGCGCCGATGGGCACAAGCGGCATACTCACGCCCATTGGCGGCGGCATACTCATGCTGGGCTGGCTTTTGCTTGCCTGCGCCGCGCTGGTGGCAAGGTTTGCCTAA
- a CDS encoding HpcH/HpaI aldolase/citrate lyase family protein, with product MKPRRSNLSVPGHVAKMHAKAADSAADVVMLDLEDSVPFEAKEAARQQVIDSLLHLDWAKKTVTVRINGLDTAFAYRDLIAVVEQAGHVLDAIVIPKVNHEGDIHFAERLLGGIALHKGGPDNIGIEASIETAEGLLRASAIAQASARVQTLVFGIADYQTSIGARLVSISGHGEKEEALYPGHRWHFAISRMVMHAKAAGRMAIDAPYGNFRDPDGLRRSAVMACALGCDGKWAIHPEQIAIINEVFTPSQEDIALAAKVIEASNAARSAGRGAVAVEGRMVDQATVRLATRLWEQARHLGLACPSITE from the coding sequence ATGAAACCCCGCCGTTCCAATCTCTCGGTTCCGGGCCATGTCGCCAAAATGCACGCCAAGGCAGCGGACAGCGCCGCCGACGTGGTCATGCTGGATCTGGAAGACAGCGTGCCCTTTGAGGCCAAGGAGGCTGCGCGCCAACAGGTCATCGACTCGCTGTTGCACCTGGACTGGGCGAAGAAGACGGTCACCGTACGCATCAACGGTTTGGACACGGCCTTTGCCTACCGCGATCTGATAGCGGTGGTGGAGCAGGCTGGCCATGTGCTGGATGCCATCGTCATTCCCAAGGTGAACCACGAGGGCGATATCCATTTCGCCGAGCGTCTGCTGGGGGGCATTGCCCTGCACAAAGGCGGCCCGGACAACATCGGCATCGAGGCCTCCATCGAGACGGCAGAGGGGCTGTTGCGCGCCAGTGCCATAGCGCAGGCCAGCGCGCGCGTGCAGACGCTGGTCTTCGGCATTGCCGACTACCAGACCTCCATCGGCGCGCGTCTGGTCTCCATTTCCGGTCATGGCGAAAAGGAAGAGGCGCTCTACCCGGGCCACCGCTGGCATTTTGCCATCAGCAGGATGGTAATGCATGCCAAGGCTGCCGGCAGGATGGCCATTGACGCACCCTACGGCAATTTCAGGGATCCGGACGGCCTGCGGCGTTCAGCGGTCATGGCCTGTGCTCTGGGCTGCGACGGCAAATGGGCCATTCACCCGGAGCAGATTGCGATCATCAACGAGGTCTTCACCCCGTCCCAGGAAGATATCGCGCTGGCGGCCAAGGTGATCGAGGCCAGCAATGCGGCCAGGAGCGCCGGCCGGGGCGCGGTTGCGGTGGAGGGCCGGATGGTGGATCAGGCCACGGTGCGGCTGGCGACCCGGCTTTGGGAACAGGCCAGGCACCTGGGGCTGGCTTGCCCGTCCATCACAGAGTGA
- a CDS encoding valine--tRNA ligase: protein MNASEHSETRELGKTYEFAELEQRWLARWLADKTFSARMDAGKPAFSIVIPPPNVTGVLHIGHALNNTLQDILVRYHRMLGDNTLWVPGTDHAGIATQNVVERQLAREGSSRHKLGREAFVERVWQWRAEKGGAIFNQLRHLGLSCDWDRERFTMDEGLSRAVREVFVRLYQEGLIYKGPYIVNWCPRCHTALADDEVEHEDQDGMLYHVHYPLADGGRGVIIATTRPETMLGDTAVAVHPEDERYRHLPAGTAFLLPLSGRTIPLIRDSYVEREFGTGALKVTPAHDRNDYELGQRHNLEQVVVFDDNGIMNEQAGSYQGLDRFACRRRIVADLKEQGFLVREEPYRHAVGCCYRCHTVVEPYISDQWFVSVRPLADKAVEAVKSGRIKIHPDIWDKTFYSWMANIRDWCISRQIWWGHRIPAWNCADCGKITVSTAEPSVCAHCGGGNIKQEEDVLDTWFSSALWPFTTMGWPEKTRELAMFYPTSVLSTGFDILFFWVARMMMMGLHIMNEVPFRDVYLHALVRDRFGKKMSKSTGNVIDPMDMIAQYGADALRFTLTAFAAQGREIRMDTERIEGYRRFINKLWNAARFAVMHLHQEPDLQAFQPGERPEGLVHRWMLHRLNATVGEVRRALDSYNFNDAASLCYQFVWHHLCDWYLEWIKKDLFKTDSDEAHEARRTLLSVFEATLKLLHPIIPFVTEEIWSHLPGRRGYLMLAPFPEAVPSWNDDAGNGAMSLLMDVISGLRSIRTTAELHPGAQIKATLICPNAERRQLLERYRADIMTMAKAEELAIVAAGAVPNDAGHALVGDVELVVPLRDLLDVASELEKLARERAKLEAELSRIQGKLDNPNFTAKAPEAVVAREREKAVELSARLQKNSESINRMRALQ, encoded by the coding sequence ATGAACGCATCTGAACATTCCGAGACCAGGGAGCTCGGCAAAACCTACGAGTTTGCCGAGCTGGAGCAGCGCTGGCTTGCCCGCTGGCTTGCAGACAAGACCTTCAGCGCCCGCATGGATGCCGGCAAGCCGGCCTTTTCCATTGTCATTCCCCCGCCGAACGTGACCGGGGTGCTGCACATCGGCCATGCCCTGAACAATACCCTGCAGGATATCCTGGTGCGCTACCACCGGATGCTGGGCGACAACACCCTCTGGGTGCCGGGCACCGACCACGCGGGCATTGCCACCCAGAACGTGGTGGAACGCCAGCTCGCCAGGGAAGGCAGCAGCCGCCACAAGCTGGGCCGGGAAGCCTTTGTCGAGCGCGTCTGGCAGTGGCGGGCCGAAAAAGGCGGGGCCATCTTCAATCAGCTCAGGCATCTGGGCCTGTCCTGCGACTGGGACCGCGAGCGTTTCACCATGGACGAGGGCCTCTCCCGGGCCGTGCGCGAGGTCTTCGTGCGCCTCTATCAGGAGGGTCTCATCTACAAGGGCCCCTATATCGTCAACTGGTGCCCGCGCTGCCACACCGCCCTGGCCGACGACGAGGTGGAGCACGAGGATCAGGACGGCATGCTCTACCACGTGCACTATCCGCTGGCCGATGGCGGCCGGGGCGTGATTATCGCCACCACCCGACCGGAAACCATGCTGGGCGACACCGCCGTGGCCGTGCACCCGGAGGACGAGCGCTACCGGCACCTGCCCGCGGGCACGGCATTCCTCCTGCCGCTTTCCGGCCGGACGATCCCCCTGATCAGGGACAGCTATGTGGAGCGGGAATTCGGCACCGGCGCCCTCAAGGTCACCCCCGCCCATGACCGCAACGACTACGAACTGGGCCAGCGCCACAATCTGGAGCAGGTGGTCGTGTTTGACGACAACGGCATCATGAATGAACAGGCCGGCTCCTATCAGGGGCTGGACCGTTTTGCCTGCCGCAGGCGCATCGTGGCCGATCTGAAGGAACAGGGTTTTCTGGTCAGGGAAGAGCCCTACCGCCATGCGGTCGGCTGCTGCTACCGCTGCCACACGGTGGTCGAGCCCTACATCTCCGACCAGTGGTTCGTGTCGGTGCGGCCGCTGGCGGACAAGGCGGTCGAGGCCGTGAAGTCGGGGCGGATCAAAATCCATCCGGACATCTGGGACAAGACCTTCTACAGCTGGATGGCCAACATCCGTGACTGGTGCATCTCACGGCAGATCTGGTGGGGCCACCGCATCCCGGCCTGGAACTGCGCGGACTGCGGCAAAATCACGGTGAGCACGGCAGAGCCCAGCGTCTGCGCCCACTGCGGCGGCGGCAACATCAAACAGGAAGAGGACGTCTTGGACACCTGGTTCAGCTCCGCGCTCTGGCCCTTCACCACCATGGGCTGGCCGGAAAAAACCAGGGAGCTGGCCATGTTCTACCCGACTTCCGTGCTGAGTACCGGCTTCGACATTCTCTTCTTCTGGGTGGCGCGCATGATGATGATGGGCCTGCACATCATGAACGAGGTGCCCTTCCGCGACGTCTATCTCCATGCCCTGGTGCGCGACAGGTTCGGCAAGAAGATGTCCAAGTCCACGGGCAATGTCATCGACCCCATGGACATGATCGCCCAGTACGGCGCCGACGCCCTGCGCTTTACGCTCACCGCCTTTGCCGCCCAGGGCCGGGAGATCCGGATGGATACGGAACGCATCGAGGGCTACCGCCGCTTCATCAACAAGCTGTGGAATGCGGCCCGCTTTGCGGTCATGCACCTGCATCAGGAGCCGGACCTGCAGGCCTTCCAGCCGGGAGAGCGGCCCGAAGGGCTCGTGCACCGCTGGATGCTGCACCGGTTGAACGCCACCGTAGGCGAGGTGCGGCGGGCACTGGACAGCTACAACTTCAACGACGCGGCCTCGCTCTGCTACCAGTTCGTATGGCACCACCTCTGCGACTGGTATCTGGAGTGGATCAAGAAAGACCTGTTCAAAACGGACAGCGATGAGGCGCATGAGGCGAGGCGCACGCTCCTGAGTGTGTTCGAGGCCACCCTGAAACTGCTGCACCCGATCATCCCCTTTGTGACCGAGGAGATCTGGAGCCATCTGCCGGGCAGGCGCGGCTATCTCATGCTGGCGCCCTTCCCGGAAGCCGTGCCCTCCTGGAACGACGACGCGGGCAATGGCGCGATGAGCCTGCTCATGGACGTGATTTCCGGCCTGCGCAGCATCCGTACCACTGCGGAACTGCATCCGGGCGCGCAGATAAAAGCCACGCTCATCTGCCCCAATGCGGAGCGCCGGCAGCTTCTGGAGCGATACCGGGCGGATATCATGACCATGGCCAAGGCCGAGGAACTGGCCATTGTGGCGGCAGGCGCTGTGCCGAACGACGCCGGCCACGCGCTGGTAGGGGACGTGGAACTGGTGGTGCCGCTCCGGGATCTTCTGGATGTGGCAAGCGAACTGGAAAAGCTTGCGCGGGAAAGGGCCAAACTGGAAGCGGAGCTGAGCCGCATACAGGGCAAGCTGGACAATCCGAACTTCACCGCAAAAGCGCCGGAGGCGGTGGTTGCCAGGGAGCGGGAGAAGGCTGTGGAACTGAGCGCCCGGCTGCAAAAAAACAGTGAATCCATCAACCGCATGCGGGCCCTGCAATGA